One part of the Caproiciproducens sp. CPB-2 genome encodes these proteins:
- the dnaK gene encoding molecular chaperone DnaK: MSKTIGIDLGTTNSCVAVIEGGEPVVIANAEGARTTPSVVAFSKTGERMIGQVAKRQAITNPDRTVSSIKREMGSNYKVNIDGKSYTPQEISAMILQKLKGDAEAYLGEKVTSAVITVPAYFTDAQRQATKDAGKIAGLDVKRIINEPTAAALSYGIDKGEDQKIMVYDLGGGTFDVSIIEMGDGVQEVLATAGNNRLGGDDFDKRVMDWMTSSFKAETGIDLSGDKMAMQRLKEAAEKAKIELSGMTSSSINLPFITADASGPKHLDLTLTRAKFNELTADLVEKTMGPVRQALSDSGLKIEQINKVLLVGGSSRIPAVQDAVKGFTGKDPFKGINPDECVAIGAAIQAGVLGGEVEGLLLLDVTPLSLGVETMGGVMTKIIERNTTIPTKKSQIFSTAADGQTQVEVNVLQGEREFARDNKQLGLFKLDGIAPAPRGIPQIEVTFDIDANGIVNVSAKDMGTGKEQKITISSSSNMSKDDINKAVQEAEKFAAEDKKHREEVDQKNEAENMCYAVEKLIKDNGDKIDESDKTDLNAKVASLKEAISAGNVDDMKAKSEELQKAMYAVSEKLYKNAAPQQPADGQPVPPQDANGGNVYDAEYKDVNDDNKK; the protein is encoded by the coding sequence ATGTCAAAGACAATAGGCATAGACTTAGGCACTACCAATTCCTGCGTTGCGGTGATCGAGGGCGGCGAGCCGGTCGTCATTGCGAACGCAGAAGGCGCCAGAACCACCCCTTCCGTTGTTGCTTTTTCAAAAACGGGCGAGCGTATGATCGGTCAGGTCGCGAAACGTCAGGCGATTACCAATCCGGACCGCACCGTCTCTTCCATAAAAAGAGAAATGGGTTCCAACTATAAGGTCAATATCGACGGGAAAAGCTATACTCCCCAGGAAATTTCCGCAATGATCCTTCAGAAGCTGAAGGGCGACGCGGAAGCCTATCTGGGAGAAAAGGTCACTTCCGCGGTGATCACCGTCCCGGCGTATTTTACCGACGCACAGCGCCAGGCGACAAAGGACGCCGGTAAGATTGCCGGGCTTGATGTAAAGCGTATCATCAACGAACCGACGGCTGCCGCGCTTTCCTACGGCATCGACAAGGGCGAGGACCAGAAGATCATGGTTTACGACCTTGGCGGCGGTACATTCGACGTTTCCATTATTGAAATGGGCGACGGCGTGCAGGAGGTTCTGGCCACCGCGGGCAACAACCGCCTTGGCGGCGACGACTTCGACAAGCGCGTCATGGACTGGATGACTTCTTCCTTCAAGGCGGAAACCGGCATCGACCTTTCCGGCGACAAGATGGCGATGCAGAGGCTGAAGGAAGCGGCCGAAAAAGCGAAGATCGAGCTTTCCGGCATGACCTCCAGCTCCATCAACCTGCCGTTCATCACGGCGGACGCCTCCGGCCCGAAGCACCTTGACCTGACCCTGACCAGGGCGAAGTTCAACGAGCTGACCGCGGACCTTGTGGAAAAGACAATGGGCCCGGTCCGCCAGGCGCTTTCCGATTCCGGCTTGAAGATCGAGCAGATCAACAAGGTCCTGCTGGTCGGCGGTTCCTCCAGAATCCCCGCCGTGCAGGACGCTGTCAAGGGCTTTACGGGAAAAGACCCGTTCAAGGGCATCAATCCGGACGAGTGCGTCGCCATCGGCGCGGCGATTCAGGCCGGCGTGCTGGGCGGCGAGGTCGAAGGCCTGTTGCTTCTGGACGTTACTCCGCTGTCCCTCGGCGTAGAGACCATGGGCGGCGTCATGACGAAGATCATCGAGCGCAACACCACCATCCCGACCAAGAAGAGCCAGATCTTCTCCACCGCGGCGGACGGCCAGACCCAGGTTGAGGTCAACGTCCTGCAGGGCGAGCGCGAATTCGCCCGCGACAACAAGCAGCTCGGCCTGTTCAAGCTGGACGGCATTGCCCCGGCACCGCGCGGAATCCCCCAGATCGAGGTTACCTTTGATATAGACGCCAACGGTATCGTCAACGTATCCGCCAAGGATATGGGCACCGGCAAGGAGCAGAAGATCACGATTTCCTCCAGCTCCAACATGAGCAAGGACGACATCAACAAGGCTGTTCAGGAAGCCGAGAAATTCGCGGCGGAGGATAAGAAACACCGTGAGGAAGTCGACCAGAAGAACGAAGCCGAGAATATGTGCTACGCGGTTGAAAAGCTGATCAAGGATAACGGCGACAAGATCGACGAGTCCGACAAGACCGACCTGAACGCAAAGGTCGCTTCCCTGAAAGAGGCCATCTCCGCAGGCAATGTCGACGATATGAAGGCAAAGTCGGAAGAACTGCAGAAGGCGATGTACGCGGTCAGTGAAAAGCTCTACAAGAATGCGGCGCCGCAGCAGCCGGCAGACGGCCAGCCCGTACCGCCGCAGGACGCGAACGGCGGCAACGTGTACGACGCGGAGTACAAGGATGTAAACGACGACAACAAAAAGTAA
- the grpE gene encoding nucleotide exchange factor GrpE, whose translation MEKNQKEQVDKKQAKASGTPEKASAGKPEETSKAEKARAGEAAAAENPAGQEKPKDDAQARLEQAQEELKKQKELLLRTAAEYDNYRKRTEREKTAVYADATAAAVTEFLPVADNLERALKQQDCTVEDLRKGVEMVGVQLKGALAKLGVTEMGEAGEIFNPDLHNAVSHVEDENAGENTVVQVFQKGYKIGDKIVRHAMVQVAN comes from the coding sequence TTGGAAAAAAACCAAAAAGAGCAAGTGGATAAAAAGCAGGCGAAAGCTTCCGGAACGCCCGAAAAAGCCTCTGCGGGCAAGCCGGAGGAAACCTCTAAGGCGGAAAAAGCCCGCGCCGGGGAGGCTGCGGCGGCGGAAAATCCGGCCGGACAGGAAAAACCGAAGGACGACGCGCAGGCTCGGCTGGAACAGGCACAGGAGGAGCTGAAAAAGCAAAAAGAGCTTTTGCTCCGCACGGCCGCGGAATACGATAACTACCGCAAACGGACGGAACGCGAAAAAACGGCGGTATACGCCGACGCGACCGCCGCTGCGGTCACGGAGTTTTTACCCGTGGCGGATAACCTTGAACGGGCGCTGAAGCAGCAGGACTGCACCGTGGAGGACCTTCGCAAGGGGGTTGAAATGGTCGGCGTGCAGCTGAAAGGGGCGCTCGCAAAGCTCGGCGTAACCGAGATGGGAGAGGCCGGGGAAATCTTTAATCCGGATCTTCACAACGCGGTTTCCCATGTGGAGGACGAAAACGCCGGGGAAAACACCGTCGTGCAGGTGTTCCAGAAGGGATACAAAATCGGGGATAAGATCGTGCGCCACGCGATGGTGCAGGTCGCGAACTGA
- the dnaJ gene encoding molecular chaperone DnaJ, giving the protein MADKRDYYEVMGVPKNATDEEIKKAYRKLAKQYHPDLNPGDKTAEAKFKEVNEAYEVLSDKDKKARYDQFGHAGVDPNFGGGTGGGSPFTGDIDLGDIFNSFFGGGFGGGFGGRSASPNAPRRGSDTEATVNISFEEAAKGCRKNISYQKIDTCSDCGGTGAKKGTSAKTCPNCGGTGQVRISQRTPFGVVQTSRSCDRCGGTGKVIDNPCGTCGGTGRIRRQKTIEVNVPAGIDNEQILSVSGQGNAGTNGGPGGDLRVYVNVRPHPIFERRGNDIWCEVPITYTQAALGAEVVVPTIDGRVSYHVREGTQPGDVFKLKGKGIPRIGGHGRGDQFVRMTIEVPKNLTQRQKEILQEFDNVAEEKNYQKRKNFIDKIKDMFGE; this is encoded by the coding sequence TTGGCTGATAAAAGGGATTATTATGAAGTAATGGGCGTGCCGAAAAATGCCACGGACGAAGAGATCAAAAAGGCTTACCGTAAGCTTGCGAAGCAGTATCACCCGGATTTAAACCCGGGGGACAAGACAGCCGAGGCAAAATTCAAAGAGGTAAACGAAGCATACGAGGTGCTTTCCGATAAGGATAAAAAAGCGCGCTACGACCAGTTCGGCCACGCGGGCGTCGATCCCAACTTCGGCGGCGGTACGGGCGGAGGAAGCCCCTTTACCGGCGACATTGATCTGGGCGACATATTCAACAGCTTTTTCGGCGGCGGTTTCGGCGGCGGCTTTGGAGGCCGTTCCGCCAGCCCAAACGCGCCGCGGCGCGGCAGCGACACCGAGGCGACGGTAAACATAAGCTTTGAGGAAGCGGCAAAGGGCTGCCGCAAAAATATATCCTACCAGAAGATAGATACCTGCAGCGACTGCGGCGGCACCGGCGCAAAGAAGGGGACCTCCGCCAAAACCTGCCCGAACTGCGGCGGAACGGGACAAGTGCGCATCAGCCAGCGCACACCGTTCGGCGTGGTACAGACCAGCAGAAGCTGCGACCGCTGCGGCGGGACCGGAAAGGTGATCGACAACCCCTGCGGAACCTGCGGCGGGACCGGACGGATACGCCGGCAGAAAACGATTGAGGTCAACGTCCCCGCCGGGATCGACAACGAGCAGATTCTCAGCGTAAGCGGACAGGGAAACGCCGGAACCAACGGCGGCCCGGGCGGAGATCTGCGCGTGTATGTCAATGTGCGGCCCCATCCCATTTTTGAGCGTCGCGGCAACGACATCTGGTGCGAGGTGCCGATTACCTATACCCAGGCGGCGCTCGGCGCGGAGGTCGTCGTGCCGACCATCGACGGCCGCGTCAGCTACCATGTGCGCGAGGGCACACAGCCCGGCGACGTATTTAAGCTGAAGGGCAAGGGCATCCCCCGGATCGGCGGGCACGGGCGCGGCGACCAGTTCGTGCGCATGACGATTGAGGTGCCGAAAAACCTGACCCAGCGGCAGAAGGAAATCCTGCAGGAGTTCGACAATGTCGCTGAGGAAAAGAACTATCAGAAGCGTAAGAATTTTATCGATAAGATCAAGGATATGTTCGGCGAATAA
- the hrcA gene encoding heat-inducible transcriptional repressor HrcA has product MELSERKQKILAAVVDLYVATGEPVGSKALCDTLDFTVSSATVRNEMSDLAEMGLLEQPHTSAGRIPSHKGYRVYIDTLMKKHPVSREEQRYIDSLLLPSAYDPEKLLDGVARALAGMTRFAAVSTTPSGSSADIRAIQFVQTSRRTAMAILMTSAGTMKSRVFHCDFDITPEILRVFFRVLNEKLVGLPVSTITPAYIQSLAASLGNMTMLMSDALMAVLDVAQDTMQTGVCLDGEMNLLFCNELGQAGIRRIMDFLSRPQELSRLLMQQTNSMKVLIGQESKRPELSESSVVVSRYSVGGRDAGAIAIIGPTRMNYGKVISNIEYLSGSVGRMLTELLDME; this is encoded by the coding sequence TTGGAGTTAAGCGAACGGAAACAGAAAATTCTGGCGGCTGTCGTTGATTTATATGTCGCGACCGGCGAACCGGTGGGTTCCAAGGCGCTTTGCGACACCCTTGATTTCACCGTGTCCTCCGCGACGGTGCGCAATGAAATGAGCGACCTTGCGGAAATGGGGCTGCTGGAGCAGCCGCACACCTCCGCGGGAAGGATTCCTTCCCACAAGGGCTACCGCGTTTATATCGACACGCTGATGAAAAAGCATCCGGTTTCCAGGGAAGAGCAGCGCTATATCGACAGCCTGCTGCTGCCGAGCGCGTACGACCCCGAAAAGCTGCTGGACGGCGTTGCGCGGGCGCTGGCGGGAATGACCCGGTTCGCGGCCGTTTCCACCACGCCGAGCGGAAGCTCGGCGGACATCCGCGCCATTCAGTTTGTGCAGACCAGCCGAAGGACCGCGATGGCCATTCTGATGACCTCCGCGGGCACCATGAAAAGCCGCGTTTTCCACTGCGATTTCGATATTACCCCCGAAATCCTGCGCGTGTTTTTCAGGGTGCTGAACGAAAAGCTGGTCGGGTTGCCGGTTTCCACCATTACGCCGGCGTACATCCAGTCCCTTGCCGCGTCCCTGGGAAACATGACGATGCTGATGAGCGACGCGCTGATGGCGGTGCTGGACGTGGCGCAGGACACCATGCAGACGGGGGTCTGCCTGGACGGGGAAATGAACCTTTTGTTCTGCAACGAGCTGGGGCAGGCGGGCATCCGCCGCATTATGGATTTCCTCTCCCGGCCGCAGGAGCTTTCCCGCCTTCTGATGCAGCAGACCAACAGCATGAAGGTGCTGATCGGTCAGGAAAGCAAACGGCCCGAGCTGAGCGAATCCAGCGTGGTGGTCTCCCGGTACTCGGTCGGCGGCAGGGACGCGGGCGCGATCGCCATTATCGGCCCTACGCGCATGAATTACGGGAAGGTCATTTCCAATATTGAATATCTCTCCGGCTCCGTCGGAAGAATGCTGACGGAGCTATTGGATATGGAATAG